In the Primulina tabacum isolate GXHZ01 chromosome 15, ASM2559414v2, whole genome shotgun sequence genome, CCTTTGTTGTATGATAGATCCCTGTAAACGAAAGCTTATGACATGAAAATTCATTTATGCATCCAAGCTATTATAGGAATATCAAGAAATGACATTGTAATGTAGGAACTCCTACTGAGTGGGAGAGGAAAGTCCCATTAAGCTATTAAGTAGCCAATTAATGTTTAACAGAAATGGCATTTGGACACGCCTTTATCCATTTTTGCTAAATTATCTATGTATTCAAGCACTAATTAATCTCAagaatcaagaataagtatGAAATATATACAGTGTAGCCAGTAATTTCTTAATTTCTAGACACTTCGAGATGAGGATTCTTTATGTTCATTATCTTATTTCAAACTTTCACATCTTGCTGACAGAAACAAAAAGCCATTAGTATGATGCCCATGCTTTGGGTCACAAACATAAAAAGTTTACAAATTGCCCAAAAACGAACAAAagatttgtttgtttttatgaaGGTTACAATTAGAAGTTGTTTATACGGCCAAAGGTGTAACAAATTGGAAAACAAGAGAAGAATAGAAAACCCACAGAATCAGCAACCCGGATAATCCTCCAATGTCTGATGTTAGCTGACCACTtaaaccggtgcttgccaatgTGCTGAAATCAGATATCGGGATTAAATTCATCAAGTACATTAGTTATTATTTGTGACATACAATGTATACGGTGATACCCTCATCAGAGCTTTGCAGGATGAATTCTTCAAAAGCTGGCTAGGTGGATGTCCGTGACATCTTCTCCCCGGGCTACCAGAAGCTCATGCAAGCTCCCGGGAGGCATTCTACCCGGTGGATTGTTCCGATCCAGCTCACCCCTTTCCGAGGTAACCCTAAGTAGCAAGTGAGCACTGAAAACAAAGTACTCATCACCTtctttcctataaatagcaggtacgTATTTCATTTGAAGTATTCTGGACTTTTTAGCATTCAAGTATATTAATCACATATAGAGCCCTTTAGCCTTCAtattcacctgctgacttaagtatcggagtggccacgccgaaCATCCCTCCGGCGCTCATTCACAAGTTCGTTTCCTTGTTTGCAGGACACGGTTAAAGCCATTTCCTTTGCTCATTTTTCCTTAACAAAACTCTTATCAAATCCGGTGGATTGTCCCGACCCAACTCACCATTTTGCTCGGATCTCATCAGTATACAATATATAAGATTTACAAAGGTAAAATATCAAGAAAGGTTGAGTTCTTGTTATCACGTCAGCAATACTATACATACAATATAATTGCGGATTGGTACCCAACCAAAACCATCCAAATAAGGTCATCTTGTCCTTCGGCCTCTCCAGAGAAATACTACGGTCTTATATATTAACTGGAATTTTGTTATCCATCtttactaaatcatttaaaaaaataactttatgaagtgttattttttaaaaaaatagttgaTCATGcctattttcttaaataagcaATATTTACGTGTCATTCCAACTCCATAAGATATATAATCAAGAACTAAGTTATGAGGAACATTCCAGCAAAATTGACTTAAAGCCAGTTGATTGTTAAATTAAGACTACCACGCAGCTTCAGCAGTAGATTATAGTAATTTTTCAATTACAAGCACAAAGAAAGCAGAGTTTATCAATCTACTGGCTAGCCAAACGCCACGCTTCTCTGCGTTCAAAGgggaaaaaattaaaacatttgCCGAGTCACCgtcatcaaaaaaaaaaaaaaaacaagttcCTCAAATATCCCACAAGTGAATGAATGAAAATGGTAACTGTGAAGATTCTACAGTTCTTCGAAATACATAATTTAATAACATAAATCTCAGCAAAAACGATGAAGCACAAGAGCTTTAGCAGTGCCAAGTTTCTTGAATCCAGCGTACAGGATAGAATCCATGGAAATGAACAGGACTCACCAAAAGGTATTGTCTCTAATACATATCCAAAGACAGAGGCTGACCCAATGCCAAGTTTCTTGATATGTCTCTCGCCCCGCCAGAAGGCTTCCAAGAAACAGCTATTCTTCCGATTGTCGTTCGAAAAACAAGGGTGGGTCGGCATCAAAATATTGGAGTCCTCGAATTCTGTTAACGTTGGTTTCCTCCCACGTGTTTCAACGCAATCTGACCTGCCTTTAGTTGAGACGTCATTCTGACACTTGGCTTACCGAGTGAAACAGAATGATTCTCTGGTGAGGAAGTTTTTAGTTTGCAGAACAGTTGGATCTACTTCAAACAAAACGGATTATCCGGCATCGAACAGGAGGGAAGGGACCAAGTTTCAGATATGTTACTGCAGAATAGGACAAGATCGAGAAATGAATAATTCTGTCAAGAAGTTGGGATTTGGGTTTCGAAATTGATAAGTCGGAAGCAAGATTACACCATTCCTTGTGGTAGAAACGTTTGATTCAGTGAAGATAAGAAATGCTACTACTACACTGTGAGAGAAACGAAGAGACTAAGAAAACAAGAAAAGACCTTAATTCGCTACATCATTCAGACTCCAGGCAACAGAACCAAGCAGCCTTCGATGCATTGCATCTGCTTATTAGCGAACGGAGCCGGAGAATCCCAATCAAATGTAGATGACAAATATAGCGTTATCGAATAAGGTTTGACCTTACTTGAGATAGTTGGTACCATGAATATATGTCGAGATCCAAAAAAAACATCCAATCTAGTGTAATTGTTAACATTGACATCAAAGCTGTCATCGGCCATTACTGATAATTCCACCAGATTGAATGGTTTTTTTCCTCCAATCTTCTGATATCCATAATACCAAATATCTCAAGTAAAGTCAAATCTAATTGGATGATGCTATATTTTTCATCCGCATTTGATTGGGATTCTCGGGCTTCCATTCCCCTGTGTAAGCAAATGCAATGCATCGAAGACTGCCTGCTCTATTCTTCATTTGATTGCTACATTTCTCCAAACAAATTTGGGCAAGAACAATGGTATAATTTTGCTTTAAACCATCAATATCCGTACCCAAATCTCAGCCAATTCCAAAAAACGAGTAGACAACTCAACCAAAGATCTCAATTTTTGGGCTGGTGGGAGAAGCTGCTAGCTAAAAtaattcaagaaaatatttgcCTGACTGCTCCGACTCATTCAACCAGTTATATATAGAGTGTACAACAGCGTGTTGTTGGGCCCTTGTTGCCGTAATACGATAGCTTTCTTGCAAGTAAGCGCTGAGATTCCATTACTAATTCCATCGAACAAGCGAGTGGGAACCCACTCCACTCGCGGCTCAAGGCATGCCGGCTAGTAgactattttaaaaaaaattacttttaaaatAGGGCCGGATTGCTAAGATTACCCACCTTCGTCCAAAAACTAGTTCAAGAGAGTGAATTTATCCTTGTTCTTATATACAAATCTCAAAAATTTAATCTAACATTTAACACTAGACTTGAAAGGTATTTCGTTGTATAATGTATGAATCAAGGTTCTAAAAATCGTGAAGCGTCCCGAAGCACGGATATCGAGCTCCAAGCTTTTCAAGCTTAAGCGAGATTAGCACATGTTTAAGCGTGAAAAatcgttttttatttttagtgtaattgtaattatctcaaaccaataaatggataaaataatacataaatatgataaatttaagtctgatgcattaattctcatatttataaaagcataaaaatctcaaaattgcaatctttatttgtttttgcaactagaccacattaaaaaatgttaattatttgtcaaatcattatcaggcatgcttaatcataattaaaattaaaaaataaatatctgaattataaacctaatttattattttaaaataaaagacataccttcgaaataattttttaaaaaaataaataaatgtgatTAATTGTGCTTAAGTACACTTAATTAAACGTTTTAATTACGTTTAATTAGGTCAAACTACTGTTTAACCGCTTTTCTCCGAAGCGGGACGTTTTTGTCGAGCGAGGTTTAAGCGGGTTTTTTAGAACACTGGTATGCATGCATAAATTATGTGTTTCcaagtttattttatataaatatatattaattatattttatataaaaatttataccGAATTGATAATCTGATGATACTTTTTTATTATCAGTTGAGATAATTATTTAAGTAGCATACtgtttttcaagaaaaaaaaattatggtattttgcaatttttatttttgctaTTTTCAGATTTGAATAAGGTGTGATATAGTTGCTTTGTGATTACTGATTGCACGGATGATCCtctaatttttttgtttcatgcatacaataaaatatttaataagacgATTGATTCCATAAAATTAAACATATGGTGCTTTATTAGAAAACtagaataatattatttaatattttagtaactacataataaaaaatgtttaaaatttaataaataataaaagttatCTTCCAATTTTACGTTGAATTTTttagaaacaaaaaaatattatcacaAATTAAAATCTATCAATTTATATTCAACtcataataaaacaaaaatcataattatatattttcatattaaacattttataatataacaaaaatattttaataataaaatattataaactaaGATAGGTGATTAAGATATTCATTATTCAATTAaatgtaataaaaaaatataaatagataattaataatatatgtatggtttAATTATAATGATTTTGAAATCAAACGTAAATGATGTTGTTCAAGtaaatataaatattcaaatacattttcaaaattaaacattccaattttatttttttaaaataatacaccGGTAAAGACTTTAGAAAAGTTTTCttcaactttaaaaatacattatattattttatataaaaggTTGTAGAATTGTTTTTATAActctcaattatttattttttaaaaaaatgtaattcAAAATTTGGAGCCCGTTAGCTGCTTCTTCCTTGGTTTTCAATGCTTATAATTAGTTTAATTTGTAGATATAATTTATGCACAAATTTACAAtttattcaatttaaatataattatgaaTCAATTATTCTGAATGATTTAACTCAGACAATAAATGTAATATCAAAATAGTTAATTAAGTTAACTAGatcaaattaataaaaattaaaaataaatttgttttttgtTGTTTATCTAAAGGTTTAAAGATTCTTTTTAGAAATGACTCGAAAATCACAAGCAAAGAAAGCGACGGGTTAACAACTCTAGTTACTATTTCGACCTTAGTTCATTGAACTTTCTTTATAAAAACTTTAACtgattaataattatattatccCAAGAAACtaacatatatttttaaatgattatgttAATTGTCTTATATCAGTtggataaaatttttaaaagttttatttaTAGATTTGACAATATTCTTCTTTTGGGATAACTTTTTGGGTTGAGTTCCGTCCAAATCTCAATCTTAACATAGTATCAGAGCTCAAGTTCTATTATCATGTGTTGCATAACTCATAGTTGGATTACTTGTAAACTACATGCTTTATATGTTCATTTCTGAGTATTAGGAGATTGTTAGTTGTCTCACATCGATTGAAAAAATCCTTGAAAATTGCATTACTCTTGATATAGCTTTTGAAGTTGAGTTCTgtccaaatttcaattttaacatATTAGAAATCCAAATAAATCAGAGGATATTTTAGTTGAGGAAGCAACTTGTTACAGTTGGATACCTAACTCTTGATTTCAGGCAAAGATATTGTGGGTCTCGACCCATTTGAGATACCAAGTCTAATTATTCGGCTCTCAAAAGATATATTTTTTGCAATCATTTTCCgaagaaataaatattttttaattaacttTCTTCTGGTTCGTGCCGTGCCGTGCCGTGCCGTGTCCAGGGGCATTATATTTGTCATAAAATTACTAATTATTGGTATGAATGATGGTGTAAACGatttaaatcaaatcaaataatatcaGGCTCGAGCTTGGCTCGTTTAAGATTGTTTGATGTTCGAGCTCGGCTCGAGCTCGATTCAAGTTTCTATTATTAGGCTCAAGCTCGGTTTATGTTGAAATCACTAAGCTTGAGAAAAGCTTGAACTCGActcgttaaaagctcgtttatcatgttaatcaagTCATGATCGAGtttgattcattaatagctcgtttatcatgtttaacaagtatggcttgagctcggctcgttttcgAGCTGATAAAGCATATAATTGAGCTCGATTTTAAGTTTGATTCGAGctcgttaaaaattaaatctatctctgaactaattttaaatcaaacataaaaatataaattcattcataaataaccaaaaaaacaaaaataacaacaacaaaaaaaaacataaactcaTTATATTATTGAACATCCTAAAATAATACATCTGGCATCCAGATAACAAATATTTGTTATTCACTGATATCATCATATAAATAACATTACAATAACTTTACTCATTTAATATTGCATTAGCTGTGTTCCAaagagattttattttttaatcaatattaattcattatattcaatttaatataatattttaggataaaaatttgtaaagttactcaacatgtatataatTTGGTGATGTAACTTTTTGGGAAAAAGAATAAGTTGGTGTATTtgtgttaatttattatgtttcaAAGAACATTTTAGTATAATAATATGCAAgtaagataaaaaaaatgtaattgtgACTATATGGAGTAAATTCATCTTTTTTCAACTATGTTTTGTGTTTAATTCCTTCCATTGACAataatactaatatttttattttaatatttttatttttcaactaAACAAATGAGCCAAGTTCAAGCTTACGAGCCGCTCACCTAAAagagtcgagctcgagctccagcttacgagccacctaaacaAGCTGAGCTCGAGCTCGCGAGCCTATTATCGAAAATGTTTGCGAGTCTATTATCGAATATGTTTGCGAGCTCACAAGCCGAATATCCTCATTCTtgagtttgatttaattaaattttcgaATTCGAAATCGAGCTTGATCTtttattgatatgattaacaaacgaaTTCAaacaagatttttatcgagtcgAGTTTCGAATAACTAAAAAATGAATTGATTCATTTGCCTTCGGAGTTAGCCAAAACattgaattaaaattataataatataataaataaaaaaaactttaaaactcGTGACGATGGATCAATCATTGTGCCGTGGTGCAATGATTTAAGAGGACTTTTCAAACGTAACcttttttaattttgttttgaagacGGGACttacaaaaaaatcatttcccttttatttgaaattttaattggTTTTCGAAAATCGATAGTGAAAAAAATTCTCTAAAGTCGAgactaaaaaatatatataaatcaatatttctATAGATTTGATCCGAAATTACATCTATTATCTTAACTTCATGCCCGAATTCGCAGTTGATTCGACTCGAGAGGAGGCCAAAACAGTCAGGTAATAAAAGTAGATAAACTAATAGGCATCGGATAATTTAGGCAACTCGATTGATCCGACTTTTCTTCTCCATGGAAGCATCTTTTTTAATGCCTGAAAGTCAAAATAGGCGGCTATTGTGTtcatagttattattatttttgggtacaatatattatttttttcttttcttatttcTGTCGTGAAATCATCTTGTAGATTTTTATTcgtacattttttttttgataattcaaataaaatattagtttcacaaaattgactcatgaAACTGTCTCATGTGAGTTTttttttggcaaaaatttgtgtgagacgatctcacgggtcgtattttgtgatacagatatcttatttggatcatctataaaaaaatattactttttatgctaagaatattactttttattgtgaatattgataggattgactcgtctcacagataaagattcatgagatcgtctcacaaagtTATTATCGCCAGACATgcaaaaattataaattcaatgcATTAATAATCTTAGATCCGCAGCCAGATTGTAATCGATTCTCTCTATCAGATAATAAATTAATGTcaattattaacataaaaaaatgtcTTATTAAGTTCATGTATATGATTAAATACAAACGTATATTCACCGGTAGAAAAACAAATGTTCAAAGCATTCACAAATTAAAATTATCCTCGAGAATTTCTGATTGTAGGAAGAGAAAACACCAACCTACTCACAATCTTTCTTGCTTGACAATCAAATTCGAGCAGggaactttttttaaaaaaaaagttttaaaaatattaataagatAATACAATTACAGTGGTTGATGAAAATACAGTAACATGTTAAATTCAAATTAATGCATAGTATAATGATAAAAAGAGTAATAATTAGAATACGTCGTCACAAGTACGACACTCATGATAAAAATGGAATGTAATATCCAGATATCATATTTcaagatttttcaaattttgatatatttaagagatttttgttggagatttaataaaataaatatataaatcatgTGATTAAATCCATACATCACAACACGTCAGGAATGCATGTCGAATTATCAGAATATATAAATAACAATAAACACATATCAGAATCCATTGATTGATATAGTGTCAGAGTTATGGATCTTCCAAGGCAACAGAGAATCGATCACCTTATTCTTGCCTTTGATGAGAGATGGAGAGAGATCTAGAATACGTGTGCCGTATGTATTATGTGTTATGTTCGTTGTGCCTTGGGGACCATAACCTTATATAACCTTAGCAGTTTTCAACACATCATAGAAGACCTAATTGGGTTGGATTTCTACACATAAGGTGGATTataccaatttatttaatactttggaaacccataattaattagatcacTTTATTGGGTCCTTTATTAGATAACTTGTCCatgtacaattaattaaattatgtgagcCCACAAAATAATTCCAATAATCTCCCACTTGGGTCACATAAGTTATCCGGATATTGTACATGCAAAAACTGGATTGAGCTCTTGTTATCTAAACCAAAATATTCCTTAACAATCTGGTCTATCAATTACACCAATATTGAACCAAAGCAGTCATCGCTACATTTAAAATCACTATACCCATCAATGATCACAATATtagcataatcaataacatagaTCAAGTATGGATGTGTAACATGGAAATACATAAATGTGTTTACAGAATAAAACTTGCATTTCCAACTGGTCCTCCTAATGTCTCAAAGAGATCAATAACAGACTTTCAACCAAATGCTAAACCGCAATGAAAGTCATCACTTTATTTCAAAGTAATTCAAATAAACCTTAGTCTGTACACAAACTCAAATCATGTCAAATGAGTCAATGCTTAAACCGAATACAAACTCCCACTATACAGGCATATTAACTATATGGACAACACCAATGTGTGTCAAATGCCCAAAAAATCTTGGGTGGCCAACCCATGACAACTGTATCCGCAATTATAGAGTTTGCAATAACATGCTCAATTGACACACAATTACTCAGAATTATTTCCTTCTAACTAGAAACTTCATGTCAATATCTTTTGACTTTGACAAGTTTCAGttgttttttaaatataatatagcgGCTTTATTATCACAATTGATCCTCAATGGTTTCTTAAACCAATGATCATTACCGGTGATAAAATTCCGTAACTTTATTCGGAGTCCGAATATCCAACTATTTCCAAATGTCAGATTTCCGATGTGTGAGCATAAAATCTTTAGTTCACTTTATGTACCGCATAACCCGATTAATAATCCAATGTCGGGTTTTTTAAATATCTGCCCAACATTCTAATGATGTTCACAATATCTAAACAATGTTCTCTATAAATTCGAATGAGATTACCACCTGATAAAATTTATACCACCACATATGTGGACATAAACATCAATATATTACTCTCAATGTTGACTTTCCAATTTACTCACTCCCAGTAAAGTCAACATACGAAATTAATTtgcatttaatttcaaaatttcatgcatgcataatgtcaatgtcatttaaaatattgatattcAATTTATCAAGCTTATCAATCAAGGAAGTCATaccaaacatatttgaatttcgaaaaattgaaaataCCACATGAATGAAGCAAAAACTTGCTTTGTTCAAACAtgaaactaaaatcaaatttcgtttttcaaattcaaataccataaaataaaaaaaactcagTTCCTAAATAaagcttttttttttaaaaaacaccaACAGTTTTATTGTCATTTTCCATAAGATGTATCTTTCAACATCAGTTGGCAACCGGCTCCTTAGGCAACCTTTTTTTTGCACGCCAATTGGCGTATTTGGGACAATCTTTCTTCGCCCATCAGTCCTTTTGCAAAAGAAACAAGTGATCACTTCATCTTGTTTATGTTGCTCCATATGATGTGAAGTTCCAGAGTTTCCTTCCTTATTGCGCCATTTCCTTTTCTTATTGATGCAATTACCTTGATAGTTAGATGCCAAGTGTGCACTTTCAATCATATCTTGTTTCAATCTCTCCTCCACCTGAACCCATTGCGCAATAAGCTCATTCAAAGTCCACTTTTTCTTCTGGGTATTATAACTTATtttgaattgattaaattgCGCAGGCAGAGAGATCAAGACTAAATGCACGACTATGTCTTCCGACAATTCCAACTTGAATGCTTTTAGTCGAGTTACAAGATTTGACATTTCCATTATGTACTCTCTTATGTTCCCTTTCTCTTTGTGCCACAGTGAGACAAGTTTATTCAGGATAGTACTTATCTCGACCTTTTCGTTTGCAGCGAAACGATCTGCTATTTGAGTAAGGAACTTTTTGGCATCATTTTCTTCAGGAATTGCACTCCTTTTAGTATCTGGAATGGAATGTTTCATAATCATCAGACTCATGCGATTTGATCGCTTCCCACTTTTCCAAAGAACCCTTTTGATCAGCAGTTCCTGAACTGGTCAAAAGTGCGGGAAGATCTTCCCTTAGCGCATAGTCCAAATCCATGCAGCCGAGCACTATCATAGCATGCTCTTTCCATTTCTTGAAGTTTGAGCCATTAAGTACTGGAATGTTGTTCAGATTGGCAGATATAGAAGACACTATAacaaaatagaacaaaaaaactcacaataaaatatagtccatgcatatatttaaattaaataaatcacaaAATATAAGCATGCTGGTGGTGGGCTCATAAAAAAAGTACCTAATACAATATTGCTATTTAGTCTTtgaacaaaaataacaatttgtaAGTGATACACTCAAACATCATGGTTATTAAATCTTGATAATAAATCCGGCCAACAATATGTCTTTCTTTGGACcgaaaattgcatgcatgtataAATATGAAATTATCACATATTTAGTACCACATATTGTGCTAAAATTTGGCCACAAAGtaaccttcctt is a window encoding:
- the LOC142526056 gene encoding uncharacterized protein LOC142526056; amino-acid sequence: MIGPKEVSSISANLNNIPVLNGSNFKKWKEHAMIVLGCMDLDYALREDLPALLTSSGTADQKDTKRSAIPEENDAKKFLTQIADRFAANEKVEISTILNKLVSLWHKEKGNIREYIMEMSNLVTRLKAFKLELSEDIVVHLVLISLPAQFNQFKISYNTQKKKWTLNELIAQWVQVEERLKQDMIESAHLASNYQGLMGEERLSQIRQLACKKKVA